Proteins found in one Venturia canescens isolate UGA chromosome 8, ASM1945775v1, whole genome shotgun sequence genomic segment:
- the LOC122414748 gene encoding aquaporin AQPAe.a-like isoform X1, which yields MELVREEDKWKIQKGTTTMFIAEVIGTAALLFVGCMGGVGALTRVPPSSLQSTLTFGMTVNLIIMMLGHISGAHLNPAVTIGAVIWGLKSIPTGVIYVIGQFIGATIGYGVLKMVTPPDCFNDGNPNSTVPLCVTAIHPEVTAVQAVLVEAFATGIILCTACATWDPRCAHTTDSTALRFGFSVVAIGSAAGPYTGCSLNPARTFGPALWNNMWNDHWVYYVGPVMGALLGTYTYQILFALPAEPSGGKHSPCPIELKRLDSTEHANSKGLSDV from the exons aTGGAACTCGTGAGGGAAG aGGACAAATGGAAGATTCAAAAGGGCACTACGACGATGTTCATTGCGGAAGTGATTGGCACAGCGGCCCTGCTATTCGTAGGTTGCATGGGTGGAGTGGGTGCGTTGACTCGCGTCCCTCCATCATCGCTGCAATCGACACTGACGTTTGGCATGACGGTCAATTTGATTATTATG aTGCTCGGTCACATAAGCGGTGCTCATTTGAATCCAGCAGTTACGATTGGCGCAGTAATATGGGGCCTCAAGAGCATACCAACAGGTGTAATTTATGTAATAGGACAGTTCATTGGTGCTACTATTGGATACGGTGTACTAAAG ATGGTCACACCGCCTGACTGTTTCAACGATGGAAATCCAAATTCCACGGTTCCGCTGTGCGTAACAGCCATTCATCCCGAAGTCACCGCCGTCCAGGCGGTTCTCGTCGAAGCGTTTGCAACTGGTATTATACTTTGCACAGCCTGTGCAACTTGGGACCCTAGATGCGCGCACACCACGGACTCGACTGCCTTGAGGTTCGGCTTTTCGGTCGTAGCCATCGGTTCTGCTGCG ggCCCTTATACAGGCTGCAGTCTCAATCCAGCGAGGACGTTTGGCCCGGCACTTTGGAACAACATGTGGAATGATCATTGG GTATACTATGTGGGACCGGTGATGGGTGCTCTTCTAGGAACTTACACGTATCAGATACTGTTTGCATTGCCTGCAGAGCCATCAGGTGGAAAGCACTCGCCGTGTCCGATAGAGCTCAAGAGGTTAGACTCTACGGAACATGCTAATTCCAAGGGCTTGAGTGAcgtatga
- the LOC122414748 gene encoding aquaporin AQPAe.a-like isoform X2, protein MFIAEVIGTAALLFVGCMGGVGALTRVPPSSLQSTLTFGMTVNLIIMMLGHISGAHLNPAVTIGAVIWGLKSIPTGVIYVIGQFIGATIGYGVLKMVTPPDCFNDGNPNSTVPLCVTAIHPEVTAVQAVLVEAFATGIILCTACATWDPRCAHTTDSTALRFGFSVVAIGSAAGPYTGCSLNPARTFGPALWNNMWNDHWVYYVGPVMGALLGTYTYQILFALPAEPSGGKHSPCPIELKRLDSTEHANSKGLSDV, encoded by the exons ATGTTCATTGCGGAAGTGATTGGCACAGCGGCCCTGCTATTCGTAGGTTGCATGGGTGGAGTGGGTGCGTTGACTCGCGTCCCTCCATCATCGCTGCAATCGACACTGACGTTTGGCATGACGGTCAATTTGATTATTATG aTGCTCGGTCACATAAGCGGTGCTCATTTGAATCCAGCAGTTACGATTGGCGCAGTAATATGGGGCCTCAAGAGCATACCAACAGGTGTAATTTATGTAATAGGACAGTTCATTGGTGCTACTATTGGATACGGTGTACTAAAG ATGGTCACACCGCCTGACTGTTTCAACGATGGAAATCCAAATTCCACGGTTCCGCTGTGCGTAACAGCCATTCATCCCGAAGTCACCGCCGTCCAGGCGGTTCTCGTCGAAGCGTTTGCAACTGGTATTATACTTTGCACAGCCTGTGCAACTTGGGACCCTAGATGCGCGCACACCACGGACTCGACTGCCTTGAGGTTCGGCTTTTCGGTCGTAGCCATCGGTTCTGCTGCG ggCCCTTATACAGGCTGCAGTCTCAATCCAGCGAGGACGTTTGGCCCGGCACTTTGGAACAACATGTGGAATGATCATTGG GTATACTATGTGGGACCGGTGATGGGTGCTCTTCTAGGAACTTACACGTATCAGATACTGTTTGCATTGCCTGCAGAGCCATCAGGTGGAAAGCACTCGCCGTGTCCGATAGAGCTCAAGAGGTTAGACTCTACGGAACATGCTAATTCCAAGGGCTTGAGTGAcgtatga